The genomic window CTAGTTCTGAACATCAAAACAGCACTTAACTCTTCTTTTATCATATAagattttgtaattaaaaacatttaaaacttcTTTTATCACATAAGTTATAGTATATTAAAACATTTAATATAATCTGACCGAGGGCGGTCACTTTTGGTCAGGTTGGCCGAGCTAGCTGTAGTATATGTAATGTATTGTAAATTACGATTAGCATATTCTATTACGATTCGTGATAGAATATGCTATTGTGAACAACAAAAAATGAAGAGATTGAATACACACCGAATAAAGAATCAATTGATACATAGCAACCGACGTAGAAGGTTTTATTActaaaaattgtaattttctgaacttaaatttgaatttctgaacttgaattgtaactttctgaatttgaattgtaaatttctgaatttaaaatggaatttctgaacttgaattagaaattctgaacttttattgtaattctctgaacttgaattgtaattttctaaacttgaattgaaatttcccGCCTATTCACTTACCGTTTAGTGCAGCCCGCTTCGTTGACACACTGACATGGATGTTGTGGCGTTTCACCTTCAGCATCCCTCATACAATGATAAAGCATACAGCGTGCACAACCCATACCCGACATACACTCAAATGCCGAACGAAAACGATCCGGTGCAAATTCACAAGCACCCTTCCGATTCCATTCGTCATTGTATAATTCATGACAATAGCGGCAACGTGCACGTTGACCCTTCTTAAGTATATCCACATTGCTGAAGGGATCTTTGAGTATCATACCAGCGCCAATGGGTGACGACTGAGCGGCAGCAAGTGCTTGAGCAGCTTCCAATGCATTACGTTTCTTTAGCGCACTTATCGATTCACGACGAGCATTAAGTACTTGCGCGCCAGCTGGTTGATCAACAACTGGGTAATTATAATCATGCACCTATTTagttgaaattaaaagaaaatgttgaaataagaaaaacaaatgaCAAGCAAAAGAGTAAAGTAGAAAATGTAGTTGAAAAAAGAGAAATTAAAACTTTGCGTGGATtgcaaaaacaaatattcaagtCTTTACCGCTGTCAGTTGGACGTAAGAGTAATTCTCGCTAGTCGCAATGGCTGTTGGTAACGGCGGTGTTGATGTGTCAAACTGACCCGATGAGACTGTGGTGATTGGTGGCGATATGATGGCACCACTAACATTGGTCGTAGTTATAACGTtgctattattattgtaattaccACCAACACAAGTAGAAGTGCTTGTGCCGATTGCAGCGGATAGtgatggtggtggtggtggtgtttgCAGGGAGCATGACTTCTCGTGCGATATGTAATGAATGGTCGCTTTAGGATGTTGTGTGACATTACCACCACCATCACTGGATTTATTTAAATCGCTTTTATTGCTGATGCGTTCACCGCGATCGAGACTAATACTTTCTGTTTTGTTAGGTAATAAAGAGAGAGATATGGATATTTATTTAAAGCCCCGTTATAAAagtagtttttcatatagatgcgtttaactcaatttTATGCAGTATGAGTAGACGAGCCGGAcctgtgcgcatcttgcgcaaccaatataaaagtctcttatcaaatatcaccAGAaatcagcttgcgctgccatctggcttATGGTaccaactgccggtaatgcagtgcaaatattcacaatagtgccatagtacaagtaaatttctttgtgtgctcaaaatcgtttatttttaacaaattattttaataaaatatagctaaacaaaagcactacgaccaaaattgcccaaagctcgcttatagcccgaatctccatctttacaaccaaaacgtTATTTATAgaattggattccaaataagagcgaaaaagggacccgtacataaaaacagcaattagaaataatatatatgtttgtatgtatttttatggtgaacggtagattgagcgacactggcgccagctgacatgaaaaagtagccaacttgcaacttttgttgcaagcaaagcataagaagcatttgacatttgcttttgcaaagggtgctggcacactttgcaagtgaaattatttttcccaaacggtggtaacttttctaacatttttcgcaattaaaaactgtaatGTAACAAATGGATGCAACACAAAAAATGTTAGcgagtatttttgttgtattgggaaaatgtttataacagtgcttcgcaatAGTTtgtgaaataaacttcaattgcaaaGTCTGAAGTTCTTCCATATTATAAGCGCGACATCTTTGTTTTTTTGTGGCGacgttactggaatgcataagcttgtgttaaacgcatctacatatatgaaaaatttaaCTATGCCGCGACCTTTACATCAAAtgtctaaagggcccattactcatacttagcatagacttgacctgacttgagaactgtcacttacagttctgctAAATGAACaatgcatgttactgattactcaaaacttagcaacacttaacttgacttagaagtctgttgaattttgattttctatataagttctaagtgacgtttacattttgagatgtcatttgtttgtttccatttcattttgactttttgtcatacaaattgacatttactgattgttttaaacaatttttacacttgatattagagaaaaattgtaagtttacaaacggcgatggttactaggacatgtttctgaatttcacttcttcatcagctagcttttcgggagctgagcgttgaactcgagtctccaacattcatatcagtgcaagcctttttttagctgctacgccatatgaatgttccgttgttcgctgtacaattggtctctaagagttgccttttttgtttatattccttttgatcaccatgtaggcacatacactctgtatgtagtttattcctaatggtgtggatatgatttttaggcgtgcttttgaaagcttagtaacatttgttcggatttttacagtatttgtttttaatacttccgctgttactattatatcaatatgatcatatttatttaattagcgagctttgctcatattgctttatacaatggtttttgtaattgatattagagaaaaattgtaagtttacaaacggcgatggttactaggacatgtttctgaatttcacttcttcatcagctagcttttcgggagctgagcgttgaactcgagtctccaacattcatatcagtgcaagccttttttagctgctacgccatatgaatgttccgttgttcgctgtacaattggtctctaagagttgccttttttgtttatattccttttgatcaccatgtaggcacatacactctgtatgtagtttattcctaatggtgtggatatgatttttaggcgtgcttttgaaagcttagtaacatttgttcggatttttacagtatttgtttttaatacttccgctgttactattatatcaatatgatcatatttatttaattagcgagctttgctcatattgctttatacaatggtttttgtaattgatattagagaaaaattgtaagtttacaaacggcaattacaaaaaccattgtataaagcaatatgagcaaagctcgctaattaaataaatatgatcaatttttacactcataaattaattgtagtattcaaaattaactttgtttaaaaactaccacctttttagcaaatatttcacaataaaacgCCAGCTGGAAAAcaactgattatgatgccagattgtatgcgctaagtggagtataatcgtggctaagttaccaagttacgccaagtcaagtccatgctaagtatcagtaatgggcccttaagaatagttttcatttttatttaagtaCGTACTGTGACTTTTTTCACTGCCTTCTGGACTGGAATATGACTTCTGTATGCATTCGGCTTCGATAGGTAACTCTAAGGTCTGTAAAGGGAAAAACGAACATTTATTACACGAATTGACCATAACCACTTTTTTTGTCGACTGGTATTTGGCACACTGTGGAATTTTAAGGGAATTTGGCTCAGAATTAATAAAACTCCCAACGAATAAATTATGGCGTATTATAAGGGGTAAATTATGTATAAGGCAACACAAAGCAACAAAACATTTTTTATAGGgcagtgttatagatgttgatggtcctttgccggatatagatcgggTACCTTCGGGGAGTGTGTTTAGGTTACAACAACATCTTTATAATGCCTTTTTTAACTTCTGCGGGTGTGATGGTAATGAGCGGCTCGCATTATTGATATATTATATGCTGAATGTGAGTGCCTGCCATCGTATGGCTCAACTTCAAATGAGCTTGTAATCGGGGTTACAATCACAAGGTCTATCTAAACCCTTTTCCCTCGTATGGTAACCGGTTGCACGCCATTCTAATCTTAGCATAAATAATTCGCTGCATCATGTTCTGACCCTTGGGGCACCATCAGATACATAATGCAATTCGAAAATTAAGTGCTGTAAACAAACTTTATGCACCAACATAACCTGcatcacaattaagggatgtgattACAACATTTTCGTCACATCGAATCTAAATATCCGTTCGCGTCTACTACTTAAATTCGCAGCTACTAATCACATTTATACTAACTCCGATGGCCGGTGATTTATCCATGTTCATGGTCCTATACCGTTCAGAGGTGATGGAATTTGCTGCTCGCTGTATGTGGTAGGAGTTTGGGCAGGTCGCCAGATGCTAAGGTAAGCATTGGCTGTCATTCAACGCAGTTTATAAGTACTGCGCTGACGATGGAAATGTCTGGCAAGCTGTAACAGTTTCCTGCAGTTCGAGTGGGGCATCGTCATATACGGTGCAGAAAGTCGTATTGACTAGTTTCCAGTCTCAGCTGGCACGCTGGAATGTaagagcttgttgttgttgtagcgataaggtttctccccgaaggctttggggaggttatcgatgtgatggtcctttgccggatacagatccggtacgctccggtaaaacAGCAGCAtttaggtgctagcccgaccatctcgggaacgatttatgtggccacattaaaccttcaggccatacctcccgTCCCACCACCAATTTaaatgaggagcttgggtcgccagagcctcgtctattagggtttggagaagctatatattgcgctggcaacctgaagggttgcgctacacagccccttgaatctggtattttagtcgcctcttacgacaggcatacctgccgcgggtatattctgaccccctaacccgccgggGGTCTTGGCCTGCGTTTAAACCGCCAAGAATAAACACCACACTAGCGTATAGTAGGCTGCAGGaggaatatatattgtaacgaatttactgcaattccccttatttgcaatcttctgccaacgttcgtatctctaaactgttgaataaataactccaatattgaataatggaaaaatggcctttattaaagtacttcacaataacacttatactttgcaacgaatagcttgcttaataaccaaactgatagcttaaatgaaactgatctattgcccgacagatagggTGTTAACTGAAActgcttctagcgcctctaccgctggtgcttttatactctgtgatttcctcgtggcatcttctaggcgcttccaaaatttacttagttaccgccatataattataactacagatgcacgtatatagcctctcatatgcgtgtatttgtgagcgacacttccacaattacaattgcatacttttgggagcatctcagataagatatctgcatttgtttgtgcatctcttctctgctgcgtgtacgtacatatgtgtagacataatgatttattcgtttacgtacatacaagtgtagcagcttgcttcattgttgttgtggctttatttacttaatatcagattagtgatgggggTATCACTTAGAgccactaatattcgtcacaatatatttcttTTGGTCTAGGTTAAAATCACCCGACCGGACAGTTATGCCTTGAATTTCTCAGGTTTTGTCCCTGTGGCTGATTAGGGTTGAAATAGACAGTATAGCAGGGATGATGAGTGATAAAATCGAGACCTCCATTATTACACCTTGCGTAATCTTTTCATGGatgttgtagccatcgcaagttGGAATATTCGATTGATTGTTGGCTTTGTCACTTTGGCGCGGatggcttagaatatacacgcggcaggtatgcctgtcataagaggcgactaaaatacccaatttcttcaaggggttgtgtagcgtaaccctttcaaggggctgccagcggaatatatagcttctccaacacaattgtcaacctcacctacccgtggcgaatcctatttctttaagtgccgaggctctggcgacccaaaatttctcatggatctagggcATGAGAgcgtggtatggcctagaagatttcatgtggtcatcTTTAATTTTTCATTgtaatctttcccgagatggtcgggctagaaccatcaacatagataacacccgaggcctttggggagtgtccctatcgctacaacagaAACAACAACAGGAACAACGGGCAGTTGTGTGGCCTGCTGAGCAGCGTTGCGGAGGGGTACGCTTAAGCGTAAATCGTGGGACGTCCTTGGACGCGAacagagtcgctccggtacatagaactggcTGTTGTGGAAAGCGCTGAATTCGGAATCATATGCGTCAATGATAATAAATGTAAGAGTGTTTCTAGCCAGTTCAagattatattatttttgttttaatataaaCTGTAAAGAAAAAACATTTAATGGCATATTACGATGGTACCATTTCCAAATCCGCCACGTTATCATCGTCAGCAAATTTCgttatgttatcaaaggtttcaccgatatTCGAACCAGGGATGAttcggtgaaactgcagtagccttaacCTTGAATTACCCataattcaagaacaacaaatcagttctataaCCACAAAAATGTTTATGGCTAAGTATTGTGTATAGTTTTTATT from Eurosta solidaginis isolate ZX-2024a chromosome 3, ASM4086904v1, whole genome shotgun sequence includes these protein-coding regions:
- the Spred gene encoding sprouty-related, EVH1 domain-containing protein 2 is translated as MTEGHESDFLVTVRAQVMTRDESTEGWLPLAGGGLANVSIRKRARLSPGAAGHEYIIYGQRISDQSVILSCVINRDLKYYKVMPTFHHWRAGKQRNGLTFTTAADARAFDKGVLRAYNELIDGLAKSNPSIICPPLTKYDSVGEDEVFMTLELPIEAECIQKSYSSPEGSEKSHKSISLDRGERISNKSDLNKSSDGGGNVTQHPKATIHYISHEKSCSLQTPPPPPSLSAAIGTSTSTCVGGNYNNNSNVITTTNVSGAIISPPITTVSSGQFDTSTPPLPTAIATSENYSYVQLTAVHDYNYPVVDQPAGAQVLNARRESISALKKRNALEAAQALAAAQSSPIGAGMILKDPFSNVDILKKGQRARCRYCHELYNDEWNRKGACEFAPDRFRSAFECMSGMGCARCMLYHCMRDAEGETPQHPCQCVNEAGCTKRWLGLTLLSLLVPCLWCYPPLRACHWLGVSCGVCGGRHKPQV